ttttttttcttttttctattatcaatttttttggggGAAATAGAGGAGGAGGATTCAAATCCTAGTTACTAGgatgatacacaccatccttacCATAGGATGGGAGGGGCCCCAATTCTTGCCTCCAATTCCTTCCCAAaattcatgttaaatcatgaaatctttttttgaaaatgacatattagagtttaagagttagaaattagtgtttaaGGTTTATAGTTTCGAGTTAGGGTttgaaatttagggtttagagcttaattttaaaattttagggttaaaatttagtattttgatttttttaaaaaatatattatattataatattatgaacACCAACATACGCAAACAAGGAGCACGTGAAATCGAATCTCATTAATTGAGTGAAGATTCTATCACCTTACCCACTGGTTTAAATGATCTCATTGGAGGTTGCAAGGGAGGTCGTGGGCCACACTAAGAGCAAccaaaatgactccattttaagGGGGAATGGATgccttttattttctcttttaatatGACATGGGAAAAAAATGCCTCCAATGGTTATAATTTGTTGTCCCAAAAATAAATACTGGgtttcacctctattacaccaaaAAGCAAGTCAgcaaatttatattattgtacCAATGCATTTTGTTGCCCAAGTCACATCAACAACATAcccatccacatcagcaaaacacatatttcaaTGCATTTTGTTGGCCCcagcaaatttacaccattgtaatTGCTTTAACAAATCGTGATTTGATTTATATTATACTTATTTGGCAAAAGatatttttcgtccctcaactatgagatgagtttcattttcgtccctaaacttttttttctctcattttcatccctaaacttctttttctcccattttcgtccctcaactattgaaaagcaCCATATTCGTCCTTCAAGTAAGATTGAGGTCAAGAAATGCTTGCGTGACACTTATGTGACATGTAGGAGAAAtttgatctgacgaacaataggaTGTCACGTAGGATTTTTCGGTCATCAGATTTATTTGAGGGACAAACGAGACACTTTTCCATAGTTGGAGGATgagaaagggagaaaaaaaatagagataagggacgaaaatgaaatctGATCAATAATTGAAGGATGAAAAATACCATTTTGTCATACTTATTTGCTGGTATGGTCTATGACCTACCGTAAAACAAACTTTTCATTTCAACTCCCCTGCCAAATAcatcttttaaattttaaaaaattaattatcttttttttaatggtgaCGATAGGATCGAAGTTACTTTGgagatgtatgtatatgttaGATTAGATTTTGTGATTCGATTTGTATATGAGCTGTGTTTTTGAGATACTTTGGTTGCAATTTTTAATCAGAGGTAGTAATAAACATTATATTTGCCATAAAAATCGTAAGGAGACTAACGAGAGATGACTCagccaaaaattaaaaatttcaaTATGACTGTAAAATATTGATCCCTTTAGATAAATGAAATGATAAGTGGCATTCATTGCGTCCCACTTCAGATCCTATGTATTTCAAATTAATTGTAAGAAAGTGGTCGCATTTTATATTTGCCTAACAAAATTCCTAGACTATGGGTTATCCAAAGTATTTGTGGTAAGAAGTGTTGGGTGTGTCCGACTCAACTGAGAAACCAAACACTGACGTGGATCCCACCGATCAGATTCCCTCTTCAGCCTAATGAAATGCCAACCTCAAATAAATAAACAGATAAATATGATtacattaatttataaaatatatttttttttattgcgattttttttaatttactttCTATAAAATACATcgccaaaaaaaaatccctctTGTTTCAAAAAATACTATATAAAGCCAACACAACCCCCCGTCTTTCAACCTCTACAATCACAGAGAAACACAAAACAGAGGTAGAGATTTCAACTGCAAGTGTTGTTTTTGTGCGATTGTTGGTGGACATGTCGCTGCTTTCAGATCTCCTCAACCTCAATCTCTCGGATTCCACTGAGAAGATCATCGCTGAGTACATATGGTGcgtctcttcttcttcccttaATTAATCAACTAACAATACTGCTTGATTGCACGAGAATGGTTCAGTTATCCTCAATATTTCCTCTGTCTACAAtgattttccttcatttttagGTTTTGTTCGTTTGAGCTTTTGTGTCTCCCTTATTAGATTGaattttctttccaaaattCTTTAATTTCTGGGCAGGGTCGGTGGCTCCGGTATGGACCTGAGAAGCAAAGCAAAGGTGAgtgaatttattattttcaaaatattgaAATATATTCTTGCTTTGTTGTGTGGATTTTGCGATTTTGGTAAAGTGAAATATATGACAAatcttttctcttttgttttggttGTATATGAAAGACTCTTCCCGGACCAGTTAGTGATCCTTCAAAGCTTCCCAGGTGGAATTATGATGGTTCTAGCACAGGGCAAGCACCTGGAGAAGATAGTGAAGTGATCATATAGTAAGAATTCTCATTGTTTTGCTTATCAACTGTAAAATATCATCATCATAGAGTGTTGGATttcatgaattttattttgtttgattaaACAGTCCTCAGGCCATTTTCAAGGATCCATTTAGGAGGGGAAACAATATACTTGTGAGTACTTGCTCTTCTCTGTTGTATGAATTATTTTTGGTtatatcactttttttttttaaatttatttgggAGTATTTAATTGGATTAGGTTATGTGTGATACTTACACCCCGGCTGGAGATCCGATCCCGACCAACAAGAGATGTGCTGCTGCTAAGATATTCAGTCATCCTGATGTTGTTGCTGAAGTACCTTGGTATAATCACCGAACCTTAgaactttttgtttctttcttttccttcttggaTTGTATGATTTACTTTTTTTCATGTAACTCGGTAAGTCAGGTATGGTATTGAACAAGAGTACACTTTGCTCCAAAAAGATGTTCAGTGGCCGATTGGATGGCCGATTGGTGGTTATCCTGGTCCTCAGGTAATGAATTTCACTCTTTTATTGAGCCTCAATTTTGAACGTTTAAGTTCTCTTAGCCGATTTATGAGTTGAAATCGTTTAATACGGTAACAGGGTCCATACTATTGTGGTGCTGGGGCTGACAAAGCCTTTGGGAGGGACATTGTAGACTCCCACTACAAGGCCTGTCTTTATGCAGGCATCAACATAAGCGGGATAAACGGAGAAGTGATGCCAGGCCAAGTAAAATGACAACTTTTGGTCTTTTGTTATTCTATTCCTATTAGTTAATCAATTTAGTTTTCTCATTTTAGATCATTGGTCATATCTATGCAGTGGGAATTTCAAGTTGGCCCTTCTGTCGGTATCTCTGCTGCTGATGAGCTGTGGGTTGCTCGTTACATTTTGGAGGTGAAACTTAAGATACCtgtttttgattattttgttaCTAATTCAATATGCTGTTTAATGTCACTAGAAGCCATATTTCTACTTTAGGTTTCCTTAACATTTTGTTTGTGTACAAACAGAGGATTACTGAGATTGCTGGGGTGGTGCTCTCCTTCGATCCCAAGCCAATCAAGGTAAAGATTGCTTTCTTAATATGATTCGATCGTTTGCTTCATTTCCATTTGAATCAAGGCCTTGAAACGTATagttttgatttaatttctgGAGCTCGGCTTGTGTAATTGACTTGAATTCTTTTAAAACCAGGGTGATTGGAATGGAGCTGGTGCACATACTAATTACAGGTAAATATGCAAGCATGATATCTATGTAATGCCTTTGTTGCTAATACCGCTAACATGATTACAAGGGTCGCTCTATTCATGTCTTACTGATTGACAATCTCTTTGGGTAATGCTTCAGCACCAAGTCTATGAGGAGCGATGGAGGCTATGAGCTCATCAAGAAAGCAATTGAAAAACTAGGCTTGAGGCATAAAGAGCACATTGCTGCATACGGAGAAGGCAATGAACGTCGCCTCACAGGGCGACATGAAACAGCTGACATCAACACTTTCCTATGGGTAATGACACCTACTTTGATAACTTTTGCTGGAATAACCTTATTGTTTGAAGATATAACCAGACACAGCATACTCAGGTTGTACATATACACTTTTTGGATTGAATTGGCAAATTGTCTGCTTAAATGCTTCTCTGGATCAAGCttatatacatttattacaTAAAGATAAGAAATTGATTGGTCTTGGTAGTTTCATTGACATTTTCACTGGTTGACAGGGAGTTGCAAACCGTGGGGCGTCTATCAGGGTTGGCCGAGACACAGAGAAGGAAGGGAAGGGATACTTTGAGGACAGGAGGCCTGCTTCTAACATGGATCCATACATTGTAACATCCATGATTGCAGAAACCACCCTCCTCTGGAAGCCATGAGTGCTAATCCACTCACATTCACTGTCAAAGATTGTTGTTATTGGCTTACTTTGGCATtagtagggaaaaaaaaagtggtcAGCAGTTGTTTGCTCTCTCTTTTGATTCCAATTTGGTGTAGCTTCGTGGATTGGCTTTTTGTGGTTTTGAGTTGAGGTGGGCTTGTTGCTTCCTTGGCTTATGGTTCCACTTTCATGTTTCAATAATTCAAGCACTTTGTATTACTattcaaaattatgaaaactCTCTTATTTCTTATAAGAAATAGCTGAACATTGTGCTTCTTGTTGGGTGTCTTTTGCATTTACCTACTATGTGATGATAGTACAACTACTGTGAAATATCAAATTCCAACTTTTCACCAAAGAGTTgatcattaattaatttcatgattCATAACACATGAATAATTTTCTCATGAGATCCTAAAATGAGGTCTTAAAATGAGGTCTTAACTTTTATTGCtcaaaacttttttaaaaaaattttaaaaaaaatatttatattttgatctgTCTTATGAactcaacgatatattttttgttttaacaaaaatcaaattcaacaagaaaagtgtatgataattctagatcgttagatataaaacaaaaaatatttcatgtacttttttttttgttgtattttatttttttttgaacaaaaaaaaatatggttgGGTTCgtaaaacaaatgaaaatacaATTTACACATGGTGGAGAAAACCACCACACAATATGAAGTACTACACCATAAAAATAAGGGATAAGTATCGACGTAT
The window above is part of the Tripterygium wilfordii isolate XIE 37 chromosome 3, ASM1340144v1, whole genome shotgun sequence genome. Proteins encoded here:
- the LOC119995489 gene encoding glutamine synthetase nodule isozyme-like; the protein is MSLLSDLLNLNLSDSTEKIIAEYIWVGGSGMDLRSKAKTLPGPVSDPSKLPRWNYDGSSTGQAPGEDSEVIIYPQAIFKDPFRRGNNILVMCDTYTPAGDPIPTNKRCAAAKIFSHPDVVAEVPWYGIEQEYTLLQKDVQWPIGWPIGGYPGPQGPYYCGAGADKAFGRDIVDSHYKACLYAGINISGINGEVMPGQWEFQVGPSVGISAADELWVARYILERITEIAGVVLSFDPKPIKGDWNGAGAHTNYSTKSMRSDGGYELIKKAIEKLGLRHKEHIAAYGEGNERRLTGRHETADINTFLWGVANRGASIRVGRDTEKEGKGYFEDRRPASNMDPYIVTSMIAETTLLWKP